From Mesorhizobium sp. Pch-S:
AAGCCCAAGGTGGAGGAGGCAGCGCAGCGGCAGGTCTACCTGAGCGACTGGCGCCAGCGCAATGAGACCTTCTTCTCGGCGCTGCAGGTCCAGCGCAACGTCATGTTCATGATCGTGACGATGATCGTGCTGGTTGCGGCGCTGAACATCATCTCCGGTCTGATCATGCTGGTGCAGGACAAGGGGCAGGATATCGCCATCCTGCGCACCATGGGTGCGACGCGTGGCGCTGTCCTGCGCATTTTCCTGATGACAGGTTCCGCGATCGGCGTGGCCGGCACCATTGCCGGCGTGCTGCTCGGCGTTCTGATCTGCTTCAATGTCGAGCGCATCCGCCAGTTCTTCTCCTGGCTGTCTGGCACGGTCCTGTTCAACCCCGAGCTTTATTTCCTCAACCAGTTGCCGGCCAAGATGGAAGCAGGCGAGACGCTCTCCGTCGTCGCCATGGCGCTTGTGCTTTCGTTCCTGGCAACGCTGTTCCCGGCCTGGCGGGCGGCGCGGCTCGATCCCGTCGAGGCGCTGAGGTACGAGTGACGGCCGAGCCTGTCTGCTGGGCGCGTTTCACCACAGGCTCGCCTCCGGCATGGGCCGCCGCGTGACAATGGCCAAGGCAAGCTCGCACCGCTTCGAAGCTGGCTGACACTTCCTTCGCGTCTATCGAACCTTGCGTCCATGACCTTCTGATGAGGAGCAGGCAGGGCGAGCCCTGTGAATTCCCGGCATAAGCGGGCGCTCCTCCAATCCCATCAACCTTTCCTTAACCTTGGCTTCAGGCACCACCCGGAATCGTTCGGTGGTGCTGCTTTGTTCCGTTGACTTTAGAACAAAATTAGAACAAATTACGTACATATTAACAACAGGAGCCAGCCATGACCGACCTGATCCAGGACGTTGCCTCTCTTGTCTGCATGAGCGCTTTCCTCGTCTCGATGGCGATGTGGATCGGCGCGATGTGAGGGAATCGCCACGGCCGCGGGCCGTGGCAAACGCACAAAGGCCGACGCTACGGTTGGCCGCCAGGACAGACCATAGTCCGACCGGATACCGGTATCCGGACTAATCTTTCAGAAACAGCATCGATGAAGTTTCGGCGCGAGGTGTCGTTCGGATACTTGCGATGATCGCACGCGCCCCTTCTTCCTTATGGTTTGCGTGCCGCAATCTCCAAGGAGTGTGGGACAGGGAGGAGGCCAGAACCGGCCCCTCAGCCTGCCTTGCGACGCAACTCGACCTCGGGTGCCTCAGCGGGCCCGAATACGGTTTCGAAACCGGCTTTCAGGGCAATGTCGAGATCTGCCATCGTCACCGGCAAGCCGAGATCGACCAGTGAGGTGATACCATGATCGGTGACACCACAAGGGACGATGCCACCGAAATGCGACAAGTCTGGTTCGACATTGATGGCGATGCCGTGGAACGAGACCCACTTGCGCAGGCGGATGCCGATCGCCGCGATCTTGTCTTCGGCCGGGGCTCCGTCGCGTGATATTGGCCGGTCGGGCCGCACCACCCAGACGCCGACGCGGTCTTCCCGCCGCTCTCCCTTGATGTTGAAGGCGGCGAGAGTTGCGATGATCCACTGTTCGAGTGCAGCCACAAAAGCGCGTACGTCCTCACGCCGGCGTTTGAGATCCAGCATCACATAGGCGACCCGCTGGCCAGGCCCATGATAGGTGTATTCACCGCCTCGGCCGGCTTTGAACACCGGAAAGCGATCCGGGTCGATCAGGTCGCCTGACTGCGCGCTGGTGCCGGCAGTGTAGAGCGGGGGATGTTCGACCAGCCAGATCATCTCGCCTGCGGTGCCCGCGCGAATCGCTTCGGCGCGCGCTTCCATGACGTCGAGCGCGTGTGTGTAGTCGGTGAGACCCGACTCGATACGCCACTCCACCGGCGCGGAGCCGGCAAAGGGCAGGAACGTCGTGGCTATCTGGCTGCGTTCGGTCATGGTGCTCACGGAAAGGCTGATCATCATATGGCGTCAATCCGCGCCGACGTCCAGTTCCGGCGATTGTCCCAGCAATTTGGCTCACTTCCATCTCGGGGAAGAGGCGATCCGCATGGATTTCCAAATGAGGCGGCATTCCCATGGAGCGGCTTCGCCGACGTCACTCAGCTTTCTGGAACGATAGGATAAACCTTTCGTTGGTTCAGGAGATCGCTGCTCAGAGATCTCAGAACCAGGAGGAAGAACCATGACTAAGCTGCTTTGTGCGAGTGCAATGGTGCTTGCGGTTATGACCGGCGCAACTTTGGCCGCCGGGGAAAAGGGAACTTCTGCACTCGATAATCCCGAGAAAATGGCACCTTTCTATACCGACAAGGACATGAAGACGCTGAAATCCGATGCCGACTTCAAAGCGGCCTGGATGGCGTTGACCGATGATGACAGAGCCGGAATGAACAAGGAATGCGGCGACGAGGCTATCGCCAAGGAGCATGACAATTTCTGCAAAATGACCAAGGAGCTCGGCGGAGCCAACTAGGTTCAAACAGGTCTGGACAACGCTTCAGGCCCTTGTTGCAGAAATGCGGCTCAGCGCCGTGGTCGGCTGGTACACCTCTGATCGAGATGGCCAGTCGATCGCCGTTTCCAACGATCTCACCATAAGCCGGAGGCCGCAGAAGGGCTATATTCTCGGAGAGAGAATGGTGCGGTCGAGAAGACTCGAACTTCCACGGGTTGCCCCACAGCGACCTCAACGCTGCGCGTCTACCAATTCCGCCACGACCGCACGTGGTAGGAGCCGGAGTGGACCGGCCCGCGGCGTGTAGCAAATCGTTTCCGGCGAAACAAGGCCATCTCAAGCAATAATCGCACGTTCCGGCAAAGAGTTTTCGCGGGGCGGACCTGGCCGCTTGCAGGAGCCTGGATTGGTACACTTTTCCGGCCGTCATACGGCTTCTATCCGGCAGCGTCTTGTTCTAAACCGGCACTGACCCTTTCCCTTCAAACCGGTCGCGGGGAAATCATGAAAGGTGAGGAGCACAACGAGGCCGAACCGATCCACGCCGAAATCTACGGCGAGGATGGCGTCATTCGTGCGCCCTTCGTTGCCCATATCGGCGCGGCGATAGCCGATCGCGACATCCTCGCCCTCAAGCGGGAAGTGGGGGATCTGCACCAATCGGAAGTCGGCGACCTGCTGGAAGCGCTGCTGCCCGAGCAGCGGAGGGCACTCGTTGACCTTCTGGGTTCCGATTTCGATTTCTCGGCGCTGACCGAGGTCGACGAGGCGATCCGCCTCGACATCGTCGACAACCTGCCCAATGCACAGATCGCGCAGGCGGTGCAGGAGCTCGATTCGGACGACGCCGTCTACATCCTGGAGGATCTCGATCAGGAGGACCAGGACGAGATTCTCTCGCAGTTGCCGTTCACAGAGCGCATCCGGCTCAGGCGCGCGCTCGACTATCCGGAAGAAAGCGCCGGCCGGCGCATGCAGACCGAGTTCGTCGCCGTGCCGCCTTTCTGGACGGTAGGGCAGACCATCGACTACATGCGCGAAGACAAGGATCTGCCAGACCGCTTTTCCGAAATCTTCGTCATCGATGCGACGTTCAAGCTGCTCGGCGCTGTCGGGCTCGACCAGGTCCTGCGCGCCAAGCGCGCAGTGAAGGTCGAAGAGATCATGCACGAGACTCGCCACGCCATTCCCGCGACGATGGACCAGGAGGAGGCGGCGCGCGAGTTCGAACAATACGACCTTCTGTCTGCCGCCGTCGTCGACGAGAACGAACGGCTGGTCGGCGTGCTGACCATCGACGATGTCGTCGACGTCATCCAGCAGGAAGCCGAGGAAGATCTTCTGCGTATGGGTGGTGTCGGCGACGAAGAACTGTCCGACACGGTGGCAGCGACCTCGCGTTCGCGCGTACCATGGCTGTTGGTCAACCTCTGCACCGCTTTCCTTTCGGCATCGGTCATCAGCATGTTCGGTGCCACCATCGAGGAGATGGTGGCACTGGCTGCGCTGATGCCCATCGTCGCTTCGCTTGGCGGCAATGCCGGCACGCAGACCATGACTGTGACTGTGCGAGCGCTCGCGACACGCGATCTCGATATCTACAATGCCGGTCGCGTCATTCGTCGCGAAGTGCTGGTGGGGCTGCTCAACGGTGCCATTATCGCTACCCTGCTCGGGCTGGTCGCCGGCACATGGTTCCAGAATGTGGATCTCGGCCTCGTCATCGCGGCGGCGATGATCGTCAACATGCTGGCGGCATCGCTCGGTGGCATCCTGATCCCACTTTTCCTGGACAAGTTCGGAGCGGACCCCGCGATCTCGTCATCGATTTTCACCACTATGATCACCGACGTGATCGGTTTCCTGGCCTTCCTGAGCTTCGCCAGCTGGTGGCTGCATCTGGGCTGAACGGTACCCCCGGGCGCGGGTGAACTGGCTAGGCTCCGCTGCAAAACTACAGAAACAATTGAGAATTTTTGCCTGCAATTGACTTTTACGTAAATGCCGTGCGAAGCTTCAACGGAACCCGCATGCTGTTCGATTCTCGCATCATTCGTCTGCGAGGAGTGGCACGACGGACAACGGCGTAAGCGCCCGGAGTGACTATGCGGGAATACTACACGATCACCGAACTGACGCGCGAATTCGATATTTCGACGCGCACGCTGCGGTTTTACGAAGATGAAGGGCTGGTCGCTCCCGTGCGGCGCGGGCGCACGCGCCTGTTTCGCCCCTCCGACCGCCATCTCATCCGTCAGATCCTGCGCGGCAAGCGGCTAGGGTTCGCCATCGCCGAGATTCGCGAAATCATCCAGATGTACAAGGAGCCGCCCGGCGAAGTCGGACAGCTCAAGCTGATGATCAAGCGCATCGAGGAAAAGCGCGATTCGCTGCGCCAGAAGCGTCGAGACCTTGAAGAGACGCTGGCTGAACTTGACCAGGCCGAAGAGTCCTGCGTGGAGCGGCTTGTGGAGCTCGGCGTCAGCACCTGAGCCCAGCCGCGTCTCATCCTTTGGTACTCCTCGGAACAGACGCCAAGCTTTTCCGTTGTACTCCCATCAGCGTCTCTGCAATGATCTAAGGGTTGTGCGAGCTGGGGGGCTCGGGATTTGGATATGGACCTCAAGGGGCTCGACCTTGCCCTCGACAAGGTTGTGGAAGCAACGCTCAATCCGTCGCTTTGGCAAGAGGTAGTCGACGGTATCGCTCAGGCGACAGGCTCCCACGGAGTCAACATCATTCCGGTGGCAGAGCGAGCGCCCGGGCTGATCGTATCGACCGAAAGCCTCGGGGGAGCCTTCGAGGACTATTTCAACAATGGCTGGTACGCGAACGAGTGGCGGCTGCGCGGCGTGCCGTTCCTTTTGCGGCAAGGCACGGCCTGTGATCCGGAATACACGTCGCGTGATGATTTCGAAAATCATCCCTATTACCGCTTCCACGCCAAGCACGGTATAGGGCGCTCGTGCATGGTGGCCTTTTCGCGACCTGAGGACATGCTGGTCATGACGCTGCATCGCAAACTTACTGACGACTTCTTCAGCGATGAGGAGGTCGCGGTGCTGCGTGCGATGCGTGATCGTCTTACCATGGCATCGACACTGATGCGCAGCGCCATGCAGCATCGAATCGCCGGCATGATGGACGCTTTCGAGATGGCAGATGTGGCGGCCATCTTCTTCGACCGCTTCGGCAAGGTGACGAGTGCAAACGATACTGCCCGCCGGTTGCTGGGGGCCGAGCTCCAGGTCAGCAAAGGGGAACTGCGCTCGCGTCGTTCCGAGGAGACGAAGCGCATCCGGGAACGGATGCGCTCGGTGCTCACCGAATCGTGGTTGCGTCCCGACGGTGCTGATGGCCCGATCCTGATAGCGCGCGAGGGAAAGCGACCGCTGGCGATGCGTATCCAGCGGCTGGGCGGCAGCCTTCCGGACTTTTTCTCGCCATCCGTCGGAGTTTGCCTTCTGGAGGACCCGGAGCGGCGCAACACGGCCGAGCCGCGACTTTTGCGCCAGACCTTCGGGTTGACACGCACCGAGGCCGAAGTCGCCGCGCTGCTCGGCCAGGGCTTGCGGCTGCGGCAGATTGCCGAACAGAAGTCGATTTCCTATGAAACGGCACGCGCGCATCTGCGCTCGATCTTCGCCAAGACAGGTGCCAGCCGGCAAGCGGACCTCATCGTGCTGGCAGGCAACCTCGGAAGCGTCGGCTAGCCGTCGCCGGCTCCTCGCTGTCGATACAGGCTGAGTTCATTGGCTATTGCCGCCTATCGCGCGGGTTGTCCTGGCGCTCAGTTGAGAGCAGGAAGCAACCACTCCAGCGCCGCCGTTACCGCAGCCCCTGCCGAAAACACGATCAAAGCAAATTTGTAGAACGGTGAGGGTGACGGGTCATACCCTCGGATTTCGTGCCCTGGGTTACTCACAGTGATACTCCCCAACATCACTCAGCGTTCTCAGGTTAGCACCGATGC
This genomic window contains:
- the mgtE gene encoding magnesium transporter, which codes for MKGEEHNEAEPIHAEIYGEDGVIRAPFVAHIGAAIADRDILALKREVGDLHQSEVGDLLEALLPEQRRALVDLLGSDFDFSALTEVDEAIRLDIVDNLPNAQIAQAVQELDSDDAVYILEDLDQEDQDEILSQLPFTERIRLRRALDYPEESAGRRMQTEFVAVPPFWTVGQTIDYMREDKDLPDRFSEIFVIDATFKLLGAVGLDQVLRAKRAVKVEEIMHETRHAIPATMDQEEAAREFEQYDLLSAAVVDENERLVGVLTIDDVVDVIQQEAEEDLLRMGGVGDEELSDTVAATSRSRVPWLLVNLCTAFLSASVISMFGATIEEMVALAALMPIVASLGGNAGTQTMTVTVRALATRDLDIYNAGRVIRREVLVGLLNGAIIATLLGLVAGTWFQNVDLGLVIAAAMIVNMLAASLGGILIPLFLDKFGADPAISSSIFTTMITDVIGFLAFLSFASWWLHLG
- the lipB gene encoding lipoyl(octanoyl) transferase LipB; the protein is MTERSQIATTFLPFAGSAPVEWRIESGLTDYTHALDVMEARAEAIRAGTAGEMIWLVEHPPLYTAGTSAQSGDLIDPDRFPVFKAGRGGEYTYHGPGQRVAYVMLDLKRRREDVRAFVAALEQWIIATLAAFNIKGERREDRVGVWVVRPDRPISRDGAPAEDKIAAIGIRLRKWVSFHGIAINVEPDLSHFGGIVPCGVTDHGITSLVDLGLPVTMADLDIALKAGFETVFGPAEAPEVELRRKAG
- a CDS encoding helix-turn-helix transcriptional regulator encodes the protein MDLKGLDLALDKVVEATLNPSLWQEVVDGIAQATGSHGVNIIPVAERAPGLIVSTESLGGAFEDYFNNGWYANEWRLRGVPFLLRQGTACDPEYTSRDDFENHPYYRFHAKHGIGRSCMVAFSRPEDMLVMTLHRKLTDDFFSDEEVAVLRAMRDRLTMASTLMRSAMQHRIAGMMDAFEMADVAAIFFDRFGKVTSANDTARRLLGAELQVSKGELRSRRSEETKRIRERMRSVLTESWLRPDGADGPILIAREGKRPLAMRIQRLGGSLPDFFSPSVGVCLLEDPERRNTAEPRLLRQTFGLTRTEAEVAALLGQGLRLRQIAEQKSISYETARAHLRSIFAKTGASRQADLIVLAGNLGSVG
- a CDS encoding MerR family DNA-binding transcriptional regulator is translated as MREYYTITELTREFDISTRTLRFYEDEGLVAPVRRGRTRLFRPSDRHLIRQILRGKRLGFAIAEIREIIQMYKEPPGEVGQLKLMIKRIEEKRDSLRQKRRDLEETLAELDQAEESCVERLVELGVST